One Dictyoglomus thermophilum H-6-12 DNA window includes the following coding sequences:
- a CDS encoding tripartite tricarboxylate transporter TctB family protein has product MRLKFSWDTGIGIGIILFGVFILLNALNMPDMPLGLGPGDFPEIVSIGLIICGFILTFQSFFISEKTKKIYSKSSVKDVLILIFISLLYVYLVKYIGFLYLTPFLMLATMYLFGYKKLPYAIVISVIFTLLVYYVFYGIFKVPLPQFSLF; this is encoded by the coding sequence ATGAGACTTAAATTTTCTTGGGATACTGGCATAGGGATAGGAATAATACTTTTTGGTGTTTTCATACTCCTTAATGCTTTAAATATGCCTGACATGCCTTTAGGGCTTGGGCCTGGGGATTTTCCTGAGATTGTGAGTATTGGATTAATTATTTGTGGATTTATCCTAACTTTTCAGAGTTTTTTCATCTCAGAAAAGACTAAAAAGATATACTCTAAGAGTTCTGTGAAGGATGTTTTAATTCTTATATTTATTTCGCTTTTATATGTATATCTCGTAAAATATATAGGCTTTTTATATCTTACTCCTTTTCTTATGTTGGCTACAATGTATCTTTTTGGATACAAAAAATTACCCTACGCAATTGTTATAAGTGTTATTTTTACTCTTTTGGTATATTATGTGTTCTATGGAATATTTAAAGTTCCTCTTCCTCAGTTTTCTTTATTCTAA